The Acidimicrobiales bacterium genome window below encodes:
- a CDS encoding DUF6093 family protein, which yields MTDLADLRALVEAEMLDACTITRDREGVGDDVRNEETGALEPPAPDTTTVYTGPCLFVAASRTRQSRDEEQGGAAVYPVEYDCRIPLSAPVVERGDVVTVTAVGPDGDESLIDRPLVVVGVERVSKTVARRLSLYEAERGPRV from the coding sequence GTGACCGACCTCGCCGACCTCCGCGCTCTCGTCGAAGCCGAGATGCTCGACGCCTGCACGATCACCCGCGACCGCGAAGGCGTCGGCGACGACGTACGCAACGAGGAGACCGGCGCCCTCGAACCGCCAGCCCCGGACACGACGACTGTATACACGGGGCCGTGCCTGTTCGTGGCGGCGTCCCGGACGCGTCAGAGCCGCGACGAGGAGCAGGGCGGTGCCGCGGTGTACCCGGTGGAGTACGACTGCCGCATCCCCCTCTCGGCACCGGTGGTCGAGCGTGGCGACGTGGTGACCGTGACAGCGGTGGGGCCGGATGGAGACGAGTCGCTGATCGACCGGCCGTTGGTCGTTGTCGGCGTCGAGCGTGTGTCGAAGACCGTCGCCCGGCGTCTGTCGCTGTACGAGGCCGAGCGCGGCCCCCGAGTCTGA